One genomic window of Ammospiza nelsoni isolate bAmmNel1 chromosome 4, bAmmNel1.pri, whole genome shotgun sequence includes the following:
- the LOC132072012 gene encoding cytochrome P450 4V2, translating into MMDVVEGLSGRPQLLPWGAGIIALLVTIVTVCSLPSLMEYWRQWRMLKSIPGASPCYPVLGNALLFERKGEDFFKQIEFYTEKFRSLPLFKLWIGPVPVIFLYHPDSVEAILNNSKHIEKSYLYKFLHPWLGTGLLTSTGDKWRSRRKMITPTFHFAILSDFLEVMNEQGNILVKKLEKHVDKEPFNVFMDITLCALDIICETAMGRNVGAQKNKDSDYVSAIYRMGDLIQRRQMSPWLWPDFLYVLFKVGREHNRKLNILHNFTDMVIAEKAEELKNTQQKKHDNDGNSEESGSKKRKAFLDMLLNATDDEGKKLSYRDIREEVDTFMFEGHDTTAAAVNWVLYLLGRNPEVQKKVHRELDEVFDNTERPVTTEDLKNLRYLECVVKEALRLYPSVPLFARSLREDCCIRGYQIPRGANVLVLTYALHRDPEVFPDPEEFRPERFFPENSKGRHPYAYVPFSAGPRNCIGQRFAQMEEKTLLALILRRFWVESCQKPEELGLCGELILRPNKGIWIKLKSRRPNTGSE; encoded by the exons ATGATGGATGTCGTGGAAGGACTCTCAGGGAgaccccagctgctgccatggggaGCTGGCATCATTGCTCTGCTTGTGACAATAGTGACTGtgtgctccctgccctccctgatGGAATACTGGAGGCAATGGCGAATGCTGAAGTCCATCCCGGGTGCCAGCCCCTGCTATCCTGTGCTGGGAAATGCCCTGCTCTTTGAGCGGAAAGGAGAAG atttttttaaacagatagAGTTTTATACTGAAAAGTTCAGAAGTTTGCCACTGTTCAAACTTTGGATAGGACCAGTGCCTGTCATATTTTTGTATCACCCTGACAGTGTGGAG GCTATTCTGAACAATTCAAAACATATAGAAAAATCATACCTATACAAATTCCTACATCCATGGCTGGGCACTGGACTTCTGACAAG CACTGGAGACAAGTGGCGGTCACGGAGGAAGATGATAACTCCCACATTCCACTTTGCAATCTTGAGTGACTTTCTAGAGGTCATGAATGagcaaggaaatattttggtgAAGAAACTTGAGAAGCATGTTGACAAGGAGCCATTTAATGTCTTTATGGACATCACTCTGTGTGCCCTTGATATTATTTGTG AAACAGCAATGGGCAGGAATGTGGGTGCCCAGAAGAATAAAGATTCTGACTATGTTTCTGCTATCTACAG GATGGGTGATCTAATCCAACGGCGACAGATGAGCCCTTGGCTTTGGCCTGACTTTTTGTATGTGTTGTTCAAAGTAGGAAGAGAGCACAATAGGAAGCTCAACATCCTTCACAATTTTACAGATATG GTCATTgcagaaaaagctgaagaacTTAAAAACACCCAGCAAAAGAAACATGATAATGATGGTAACTCTGAAGAAAGTGGTtccaaaaagagaaaagcattcCTGGACATGCTGCTGAATGCAACAGATgatgaagggaaaaaattgagCTACAGGGACATTCGTGAGGAAGTGGATACTTTCATGTTTGAG GGCCATGAtacaacagcagctgctgtgaacTGGGTCTTGTACTTGCTTGGACGTAATCCGGAAGTTCAGAAGAAGGTTCACAGGGAATTGGACGAGGTGTTTG ACAATACTGAACGTCCCGTTACAACAGAGGATTTGAAGAATCTTCGATACCTTGAATGTGTTGTGAAAGAAGCTCTTCGTCTCTACCCTTCAGTTCCCCTGTTTGCCCGTTCCTTGAGAGAGGATTGCTGCATTA GGGGATATCAGATACCAAGAGGTGCAAATGTCCTCGTTTTAACTTATGCCCTGCATAGAGACCCTGAGGTCTTCCCTGACCCGGAGGAGTTCAGGCCTGAGCGATTCTTCCCTGAAAATTCTAAGGGAAGGCACCCATATGCTTATGTGCCCTTCTCAGCTGGTCCCAGGAACTGCATTG GTCAGCGCTTTGcacaaatggaggagaaaactCTTCTAGCCCTCATCCTGCGGCGCTTTTGGGTGGAATCGTGTCAAAAGCCAGAAGAGCTTGGTTTATGTGGAGAATTGATTCTTCGTCCAAATAAAGGCATCTGGATTAAACTGAAGTCTAGGAGACCAAATACTGGATCAGAATGA